From Dehalococcoidales bacterium, the proteins below share one genomic window:
- a CDS encoding bifunctional 5,10-methylene-tetrahydrofolate dehydrogenase/5,10-methylene-tetrahydrofolate cyclohydrolase produces the protein INETEILLAIDPKKDVDGFHPYSLGKMVIGEDTFLSCTPAGIQQLLIRSNIETEGKHVVVVGRSNIVGKPIANILVQKNPFANATVTICHSRTPNIRDYTLQADILIVAIGIPGFITADMVKEGATVIDVGTNRIGTTINGKAKLTGDVAFEEVSQKAGAITPSPGGVGPMTIAMLMANTVKAAKLSIGLKP, from the coding sequence TATTAATGAAACCGAAATCCTGCTGGCGATAGATCCCAAAAAGGATGTTGATGGCTTCCACCCCTACAGCCTTGGGAAAATGGTTATCGGGGAAGATACGTTTTTATCCTGCACCCCGGCCGGGATACAGCAACTATTGATCAGGAGTAATATAGAAACCGAAGGCAAGCACGTTGTTGTGGTTGGGCGCAGTAACATCGTTGGAAAGCCAATTGCCAATATACTTGTGCAGAAAAATCCGTTCGCCAATGCCACTGTTACTATATGTCATAGCCGCACTCCCAATATTCGAGACTATACTCTTCAAGCTGATATACTGATTGTTGCCATTGGTATTCCCGGTTTTATAACAGCTGATATGGTTAAAGAAGGAGCAACAGTCATAGATGTCGGCACTAATAGAATTGGGACGACAATAAACGGAAAGGCCAAACTCACAGGGGATGTAGCCTTTGAAGAAGTCAGCCAGAAAGCCGGCGCTATTACTCCATCGCCAGGGGGAGTAGGCCCAATGACAATTGCCATGCTGATGGCAAATACCGTAAAAGCTGCTAAGCTGTCCATCGGTTTAAAACCATAA